In the Kribbella sp. NBC_00482 genome, one interval contains:
- a CDS encoding sensor histidine kinase: MRRSVLVRFLALSLAVALGAVIATAVIATYSTSEKLQGEIDANTGQLQVDGEIYGQLSKYAADHPTWSGVDKLVHELADKLGRRVAVTADDGSVIADSARMLGAAPELPSVPAATIDVRNSGGAKLASVSGAMSMYTVRKTVAAGAAGGFATTANAIPPFVGAPDWGLTEEEQRSQAKLAQQAADCYTAKGKPATVAETGGAVPQVMIESTESLAGARVMEKPGISSKDDSCYQPGLYAPSAKAKIVNDDEVRRAVACLDAASIKYQVNDFGGLKSVEPLAKGDFTDKFIDCTTQARVQALTPYVAPPAKLYLGAKSTFNVFSGEGLLRTAATALGVLLIAALVMVFAGRRLVRPIVALTGATQRMRNGDHAARVPVSGKDEVARLGHAFNDMAESIQRHDFQRKAMVSDVAHELRTPLANIKGYLVASEDGVVPLDQSLVTSLLEETGLLEHLVADLQDLALADAGMLRLHPAPRDLSELVQQVVSAHGPAADTAGVTLTASAADTSVAVVDGARIRQALGNLVSNAIRYTPTGGHVVVGVRPVESDGRAGFNLTVTDNGVGIAPEHLPHVFDRFYRADVSRTRTTGGSGLGLAITKHLTEAHQGQVTVTSNPNSGSTFTLWLPAN; encoded by the coding sequence ATGCGTCGTAGCGTGCTGGTCCGGTTCCTCGCGTTGTCGCTCGCGGTCGCGCTCGGGGCCGTGATCGCCACCGCGGTGATCGCGACGTACAGCACGTCGGAGAAGCTGCAGGGCGAGATCGACGCGAACACGGGGCAACTGCAGGTCGACGGCGAGATCTACGGCCAGCTGTCGAAGTACGCCGCGGATCATCCGACCTGGTCGGGTGTGGACAAACTCGTGCACGAACTGGCCGACAAACTCGGGCGCCGGGTCGCGGTCACCGCCGACGACGGCTCGGTGATCGCGGACTCGGCCCGGATGCTCGGCGCCGCTCCCGAACTCCCGTCGGTGCCGGCAGCAACCATCGACGTCCGGAACTCCGGTGGTGCGAAGCTGGCCAGCGTCTCGGGCGCGATGAGTATGTACACCGTCCGTAAGACCGTGGCGGCCGGCGCGGCAGGTGGGTTCGCGACGACCGCGAACGCGATCCCGCCGTTCGTGGGCGCCCCCGACTGGGGGTTGACCGAGGAGGAGCAGCGGAGCCAGGCAAAGCTCGCCCAGCAGGCAGCCGACTGCTACACCGCGAAAGGCAAGCCCGCGACCGTCGCGGAGACCGGCGGGGCGGTTCCGCAGGTGATGATCGAGTCGACGGAGTCGCTCGCCGGCGCGCGCGTGATGGAGAAGCCCGGCATCTCGTCGAAGGACGACAGCTGTTACCAGCCCGGACTGTACGCCCCGAGCGCCAAGGCCAAGATCGTCAACGACGACGAGGTACGGCGCGCGGTCGCCTGCCTCGATGCCGCGAGCATCAAGTACCAGGTCAACGACTTCGGGGGGCTGAAGTCCGTCGAGCCCCTGGCCAAGGGCGACTTCACCGACAAGTTCATCGACTGCACCACCCAGGCCCGCGTCCAGGCGTTGACGCCGTACGTCGCCCCGCCCGCGAAGCTGTACCTCGGGGCGAAGAGCACGTTCAACGTCTTCTCCGGTGAGGGACTGCTGCGGACGGCGGCGACCGCGCTCGGTGTGCTGCTGATCGCGGCGCTGGTGATGGTCTTCGCCGGGCGTCGACTGGTCCGGCCGATCGTGGCGTTGACGGGTGCGACGCAGCGGATGCGGAACGGGGACCACGCGGCGCGCGTGCCCGTGAGCGGGAAGGACGAGGTGGCACGGCTCGGGCATGCGTTCAACGACATGGCCGAATCGATCCAGCGACACGACTTCCAGCGCAAGGCGATGGTCAGCGACGTCGCGCATGAGCTGCGGACACCGCTGGCGAACATCAAGGGATACCTGGTTGCGTCCGAGGACGGCGTCGTACCGCTCGATCAGTCGCTGGTCACGTCGCTGCTCGAAGAGACCGGGCTGCTCGAGCACCTGGTCGCCGACCTTCAGGACCTAGCCCTCGCCGACGCCGGCATGCTGCGCCTGCACCCGGCACCACGCGACCTCTCCGAACTCGTCCAGCAGGTCGTCTCCGCGCACGGGCCTGCCGCCGACACGGCAGGGGTCACCCTCACCGCCTCGGCCGCCGACACCTCCGTCGCGGTCGTCGACGGCGCGCGCATCCGGCAGGCCTTGGGAAACCTGGTGTCGAACGCGATCCGCTACACGCCGACGGGTGGCCATGTCGTGGTCGGCGTACGGCCAGTGGAGTCTGACGGCAGAGCGGGTTTCAACCTGACCGTCACCGACAACGGCGTCGGCATCGCGCCGGAACACCTTCCGCACGTGTTCGACCGCTTCTACCGCGCCGACGTCTCCCGCACACGCACCACCGGCGGCAGCGGGCTCGGCCTAGCCATCACCAAACACCTCACCGAAGCCCACCAAGGCCAAGTAACCGTCACCAGCAACCCCAACAGCGGCTCCACCTTCACCCTCTGGCTCCCCGCCAACTGA
- a CDS encoding MmcQ/YjbR family DNA-binding protein produces MVARRARVADVHDVASGMPHVTKWERDDGTDRPVYQVGGKSFVFFRTPRPDAVDPVSGDKYDDVIMIWVESENEKLALLSDDSNPFFSTPHFDGHPSVLVRAGRLGELTKQELTEVIQDAWLSRASNRRATMWLREHRLS; encoded by the coding sequence ATGGTGGCGCGGAGGGCCCGGGTGGCGGATGTGCATGACGTTGCCTCGGGGATGCCGCATGTCACCAAGTGGGAGCGTGACGACGGGACGGATCGGCCTGTGTATCAGGTCGGCGGGAAGTCCTTCGTGTTCTTCCGTACGCCGCGGCCCGACGCGGTCGACCCGGTGAGCGGGGACAAGTACGACGACGTGATCATGATCTGGGTCGAGTCCGAGAACGAGAAGCTCGCACTGCTGTCGGACGACTCGAACCCGTTCTTCTCCACCCCGCACTTCGACGGGCACCCTTCGGTCCTCGTCCGGGCCGGCCGGCTGGGCGAACTCACCAAGCAGGAACTGACCGAGGTCATCCAGGACGCCTGGCTCTCCCGAGCCTCCAACCGGCGCGCAACGATGTGGCTGCGAGAGCATCGATTGAGCTGA
- a CDS encoding LLM class F420-dependent oxidoreductase: MRWGLTVPLTGVPLRDHRALVSELYELGYTDLWSAEVAGADAFTPLVLASEWDQQLRLGTAVVPVHTRGPAALAMSAAALADLAPGRFVLGIGASSETIVTGWNGIAYDPPLARTRDVLRFLRQAFAGEKVDGEFDSFTIRRFRLEKAPDVPPAIMLAALRPQMLRLAAREADGAITNWLSADDVRRVREELGPDKELAARIFVCVTEDAEMARNIGRFLIATYLTVPGYAAFHDWLGRGEIMKPMRDAWSTGDRNAAMAAIPEDLIDALIVHGTPAECRSHINRYVDNGLDTPIIATLPTGTPLLETARSLGG; the protein is encoded by the coding sequence ATGCGTTGGGGTCTGACTGTCCCGCTGACCGGCGTACCGCTGCGGGATCACCGCGCGCTGGTCTCGGAGCTGTACGAGTTGGGGTACACGGATCTGTGGTCGGCGGAGGTGGCCGGCGCGGATGCGTTCACGCCGCTGGTGCTCGCGTCCGAATGGGATCAGCAGTTGCGGTTGGGGACAGCTGTCGTACCGGTGCACACGCGCGGCCCGGCCGCGCTCGCGATGAGTGCGGCGGCGTTGGCGGATCTCGCGCCGGGGCGGTTCGTGCTCGGGATCGGGGCGTCGTCGGAGACGATCGTGACCGGGTGGAACGGGATCGCGTACGACCCGCCGCTGGCGCGGACCCGCGACGTACTGCGGTTCCTGCGGCAGGCGTTCGCGGGGGAGAAGGTCGACGGGGAGTTCGACAGCTTCACGATCCGGCGGTTCCGGCTGGAGAAGGCGCCCGACGTACCGCCCGCGATCATGCTCGCCGCGCTTCGCCCGCAGATGCTGCGACTGGCCGCGCGCGAGGCCGACGGCGCGATCACCAACTGGTTGTCGGCGGACGACGTACGCCGGGTTCGCGAGGAACTCGGTCCGGACAAGGAACTCGCCGCCCGCATCTTCGTCTGCGTCACCGAGGACGCCGAGATGGCCCGCAACATCGGCCGCTTCCTGATCGCGACGTACCTGACCGTGCCCGGGTACGCCGCCTTCCACGACTGGCTCGGCCGCGGCGAGATCATGAAACCGATGCGCGACGCCTGGTCCACCGGCGACCGCAACGCGGCGATGGCCGCCATCCCCGAAGACCTCATCGACGCCCTGATAGTCCACGGCACCCCCGCCGAATGCCGATCCCACATCAACCGCTACGTGGACAACGGCCTAGACACCCCCATCATCGCCACCCTCCCCACCGGCACCCCCCTCCTGGAAACAGCCCGGTCGCTCGGCGGTTAG
- a CDS encoding TetR/AcrR family transcriptional regulator: protein MGRALTRQYNLGRRAAPKAETRSRIVAAALEVFRDHGVAGASNLAVARAADVAPATVRNHFPEPDDLATAVFAEMLAELRVPAAGIFDGLATVRERVERLARELAAFYERSRPWWRVYEREPDLIRAWGGGVDQYYADVEGLMRTALGELSSDERSVAVVTSVIGPPAYFALRERGLSTDEAVDLTLELALPWLERRADAR from the coding sequence ATGGGGAGGGCGTTGACCCGGCAGTACAACCTGGGGAGGCGGGCCGCCCCGAAAGCCGAGACCCGGTCGCGGATCGTCGCCGCCGCGCTCGAGGTCTTCCGGGATCACGGCGTCGCCGGCGCCTCGAACCTGGCGGTCGCCCGGGCGGCAGACGTCGCTCCGGCCACCGTTCGCAACCACTTCCCGGAGCCGGACGATCTGGCCACGGCGGTGTTCGCGGAGATGCTCGCCGAGCTCCGGGTTCCGGCCGCCGGGATCTTCGACGGCCTCGCGACCGTTCGCGAACGCGTCGAGCGACTGGCCCGCGAGTTGGCGGCGTTCTACGAGCGGAGCCGGCCGTGGTGGCGGGTGTACGAGCGCGAGCCGGACCTCATCCGTGCATGGGGCGGCGGCGTCGATCAGTACTACGCCGACGTCGAGGGCCTGATGCGGACCGCGCTGGGTGAGCTGTCCTCGGACGAGCGGTCGGTTGCGGTCGTCACGTCGGTCATCGGGCCGCCGGCGTACTTCGCCCTGCGGGAGCGCGGCCTGAGCACGGACGAAGCCGTTGACCTGACGCTGGAACTGGCGCTGCCCTGGCTCGAACGGCGCGCCGACGCGCGGTGA
- a CDS encoding SDR family oxidoreductase, giving the protein MRRNILITGASSGLGAEMARQFAAKGHNLALTARRTERLDALKAELTERCPQATIVVHSLDVTDHDEVFKVFREIDAELPLDRIVVNAGLGKGAPLGTGRFDANRDTALTNFVGALAQAEAAMELFRARNAGHLVLIASISALRGFPKTVTTYAATKAGLASLGEGLRLELLGRPIKVSTIYPGYIRSEMNERVENAPFIVDTEPGVRAMVAAIDAEKAKAYVPARPWWPLAQVMRFAPLPLLKRMI; this is encoded by the coding sequence ATGCGGCGGAACATCCTGATCACCGGCGCGAGCTCCGGCCTCGGTGCCGAGATGGCCCGGCAATTCGCGGCGAAGGGCCACAACCTGGCGCTGACCGCGCGCCGGACCGAGCGGCTGGACGCGCTCAAGGCCGAGCTGACCGAGCGTTGTCCACAGGCCACGATCGTTGTCCACAGCCTGGATGTGACGGACCACGACGAGGTGTTCAAGGTGTTCCGGGAGATCGACGCGGAGCTGCCGCTGGACCGGATCGTCGTGAACGCCGGACTCGGCAAGGGCGCGCCGCTCGGCACCGGCCGGTTCGATGCCAACCGCGACACCGCGCTGACCAACTTCGTCGGCGCGCTCGCGCAGGCCGAGGCGGCCATGGAGCTGTTCCGGGCGCGGAACGCCGGTCACTTGGTGCTGATCGCCTCGATCTCCGCGCTGCGCGGGTTCCCCAAGACGGTCACGACGTACGCCGCGACGAAAGCCGGGCTCGCCTCGCTCGGGGAAGGTCTGCGGCTGGAGCTGCTGGGCAGGCCGATCAAGGTCAGCACGATCTATCCCGGCTACATCCGGTCCGAGATGAACGAGCGGGTGGAGAACGCGCCGTTCATCGTCGACACCGAGCCGGGCGTGCGCGCGATGGTCGCCGCGATCGACGCGGAGAAGGCGAAGGCGTACGTGCCGGCGCGGCCGTGGTGGCCGCTGGCCCAGGTGATGCGGTTCGCACCGCTACCGCTGCTGAAGCGGATGATCTGA
- a CDS encoding histidine phosphatase family protein produces MAVIYLIRHAQASFGARNYDKLSEFGEQQAARLGQTLEQVQPELVMSGSMHRHQQTASLAGFTAQVDPGFDEFDHQEVLVAHKPAYKRHTVMVADLARTGNPKRAFQDVFTAATQRWINGGDGYTETFQAFCDRSEAAVRRTAERLGKSETALVFTSGGPIAAVVGRLLSGGDGLWAKLNPVTINTAITKVVSGRSGLTVVSYNEHVHLGADLLTYR; encoded by the coding sequence GTGGCTGTCATCTACCTGATTCGGCACGCGCAGGCTTCGTTCGGTGCGCGCAACTACGACAAGCTGTCGGAGTTCGGTGAGCAGCAGGCTGCGCGGCTGGGTCAGACACTCGAACAGGTCCAGCCGGAGCTCGTGATGTCCGGTTCGATGCACCGGCACCAGCAGACGGCATCACTGGCGGGATTCACCGCGCAGGTGGATCCGGGGTTCGACGAGTTCGACCACCAGGAAGTGCTCGTCGCGCACAAACCGGCGTACAAGCGGCACACGGTGATGGTGGCCGACCTTGCCCGCACCGGGAACCCGAAGCGTGCCTTTCAGGACGTCTTCACCGCGGCGACCCAGCGCTGGATCAACGGTGGCGACGGGTACACCGAGACGTTCCAGGCGTTCTGCGACAGGTCCGAGGCAGCGGTACGACGGACTGCCGAGCGGCTCGGGAAGAGTGAGACGGCGCTCGTCTTCACGTCCGGCGGGCCGATCGCGGCCGTGGTGGGCCGGCTGCTGTCCGGTGGCGACGGGCTGTGGGCGAAGCTTAACCCGGTGACGATCAACACCGCGATCACCAAGGTCGTGTCCGGTCGCAGCGGGCTGACTGTGGTGAGCTACAACGAGCACGTCCACCTCGGTGCCGACCTGCTGACATACAGATAG
- a CDS encoding phosphotransferase family protein encodes MGDGARAVREEDAFDVPAVDTWLRAQTSLPDALPEVKQFTGGASNLTYLLTYPGHDLILRRPPAGTKAKSAHDMGREYRIQAGLKPVFRYVPEMVAHCKDDGVIGSEFYVMERVVGTIPGHHALGVDLTPTQTRQLGFTLIDTLAELHAVDPAAAGLSDLGRGAGYVERQVTGWSERYRKAKTWNVPSYERVMEWLAAHQPDDVRMCVIHNDFRLDNVVLAPDDPLRVVGVLDWELATLGDPLMDLGGALAYWVQADDDWAFRRFRLQPSDAPGMITRDEIVEYYVKRSGLEARNWAFYEVFGLFRLAVIAQQIYYRYHHKQTRNPRFKNFWLPVNLLERRCRKIIRQA; translated from the coding sequence ATGGGTGATGGCGCGCGGGCGGTCCGCGAGGAGGACGCGTTCGACGTGCCGGCGGTCGACACCTGGCTCCGTGCGCAGACCTCGTTGCCGGACGCACTTCCCGAGGTCAAGCAGTTCACCGGCGGCGCGTCGAACCTGACCTATCTGTTGACGTATCCAGGCCATGACCTGATCCTGCGTCGCCCGCCGGCAGGAACGAAGGCGAAGAGCGCGCACGACATGGGCCGCGAGTACCGGATCCAGGCAGGCCTCAAGCCGGTGTTCCGGTACGTCCCAGAGATGGTTGCCCATTGCAAAGATGATGGGGTGATCGGCTCCGAGTTCTACGTGATGGAGCGGGTCGTCGGGACGATTCCCGGGCATCACGCGCTGGGCGTCGACCTCACTCCGACGCAGACCCGGCAGCTCGGCTTCACGTTGATCGACACGCTCGCCGAGCTGCACGCCGTCGACCCCGCGGCGGCCGGGTTGTCGGATCTTGGCCGTGGTGCGGGGTACGTCGAACGCCAGGTCACCGGCTGGTCCGAGCGGTACCGCAAGGCGAAGACGTGGAACGTGCCGAGCTACGAGCGGGTGATGGAGTGGCTCGCCGCTCATCAACCGGACGACGTACGCATGTGCGTTATCCACAACGACTTCCGGCTCGACAACGTCGTACTGGCGCCGGACGATCCGCTGCGGGTGGTCGGCGTACTCGACTGGGAGCTAGCAACGCTAGGGGATCCGTTGATGGATCTCGGGGGTGCGCTCGCGTACTGGGTGCAGGCCGACGACGATTGGGCGTTCCGCCGCTTCCGCCTGCAGCCGTCCGATGCGCCCGGCATGATCACGCGGGACGAGATCGTGGAGTACTACGTGAAGCGGTCCGGGCTCGAGGCGCGGAACTGGGCGTTCTACGAGGTGTTCGGGCTGTTCCGGCTGGCGGTGATCGCGCAGCAGATCTACTACCGCTACCACCACAAGCAGACCCGCAACCCGCGGTTCAAGAACTTCTGGCTGCCGGTGAATCTCCTCGAGCGGCGCTGCCGCAAGATCATCCGGCAGGCGTGA
- a CDS encoding SDR family NAD(P)-dependent oxidoreductase has translation MSRVLVTGAASGLGAALATRFVAEGHQVLSTDMAEDGPDDGTTYLKLDVRSPDDWDAAVAWCEQNWDGLDILVNNAGIATGGRIDVETLDEWDRVVDINLMGVVRGCRAFVPLFKRQRSGQIVNTASAAGLVHPPMMSSYNTVKAGVVALSETLSHELHPFGVHVSVACPSFFRTNLADSIRGADSAMGATARQLIEKSPRSADDIAAAVIEGIKKKRFLIIPDRPAQLAYRTKRFARPLYDRQMRKIAARARQRSEGKDG, from the coding sequence GTGAGTCGGGTCCTCGTCACCGGTGCGGCCAGCGGGCTCGGTGCCGCGCTGGCCACGCGGTTCGTTGCTGAAGGCCACCAGGTGCTCAGCACGGACATGGCCGAGGACGGTCCCGACGACGGTACGACGTACCTGAAGCTCGATGTCCGCAGCCCGGACGACTGGGACGCGGCGGTCGCGTGGTGCGAGCAGAACTGGGACGGCCTGGACATCCTGGTGAACAACGCCGGGATCGCGACCGGCGGGCGGATCGACGTCGAGACGCTCGACGAGTGGGACCGGGTCGTCGACATCAACCTGATGGGCGTGGTCCGCGGCTGCCGCGCGTTCGTGCCGCTGTTCAAACGGCAGCGCTCCGGGCAGATCGTCAACACCGCGTCCGCGGCGGGCCTCGTCCACCCGCCGATGATGAGCTCGTACAACACGGTGAAGGCCGGCGTCGTCGCGCTCTCCGAGACGCTCTCGCACGAACTGCATCCGTTCGGCGTGCACGTGTCGGTGGCCTGCCCGTCGTTCTTCCGGACCAACCTCGCGGACTCGATCCGCGGCGCCGACAGCGCGATGGGTGCGACCGCGCGACAGCTGATCGAGAAGTCGCCGCGGTCCGCGGACGACATCGCGGCCGCGGTCATCGAGGGGATCAAGAAGAAGCGGTTCCTGATCATCCCCGACCGGCCGGCCCAGCTCGCCTACCGGACCAAGCGGTTCGCGCGTCCGCTGTACGACCGGCAGATGCGCAAGATCGCGGCACGAGCGCGGCAGCGGTCCGAGGGCAAGGATGGGTGA
- a CDS encoding acyl-CoA dehydrogenase family protein, giving the protein MGFEPSARAQDLIARVETFLRSEIEPVEAELHTAIRTAGDPWQPQPMIKDLQAKARDAGLWNLFLPPAEPGNEQYGEGLSNLDYAPIAELTGRSFIAPYIFNCNAPDTGNMEVLLRYGNDDQKKRWLEPLLDGTIRSAFCMTEPDVASSDATNMQATAVLDGDEVVINGRKWWSTGVGHPDCQLLIFMGLTDPDAHRYARHTMVLVPRDTPGVKVERLLPAMSRYDEPHGHGEVSFTEVRVPAANILVGPGKAFEIAQGRLGPGRVHHCMRLVGLAEKALELALQRGTSRTAFGKPLVNLGGNRERIADARIAINQARLLVLQTAYLLDTQGLAGALSEVSQIKVAVPRMAQDVIDMAIQLHGGGGLSDDFPLAAAWTSARALRLADGPDEVHRGVIARIELASHLAPVQEAK; this is encoded by the coding sequence ATGGGGTTCGAACCTTCGGCCCGGGCTCAGGATCTGATCGCGCGCGTGGAGACCTTCCTGCGCAGCGAGATCGAGCCGGTCGAGGCAGAACTGCACACTGCGATCCGCACCGCCGGTGACCCGTGGCAGCCGCAGCCGATGATCAAGGACCTGCAGGCGAAAGCCCGTGACGCAGGCCTGTGGAACCTGTTCCTCCCGCCCGCGGAGCCGGGGAACGAGCAGTACGGCGAGGGCCTCAGCAACCTCGATTACGCCCCGATCGCGGAGCTGACCGGCCGGTCGTTCATCGCGCCGTACATCTTCAACTGCAACGCGCCGGACACCGGGAACATGGAGGTCCTGCTCCGGTACGGCAACGACGACCAGAAGAAGCGCTGGCTCGAACCCTTGCTGGACGGGACGATCCGCTCCGCGTTCTGCATGACCGAGCCGGACGTCGCGTCCTCCGACGCCACCAACATGCAGGCGACCGCGGTCCTCGACGGCGACGAGGTCGTGATCAACGGCCGCAAGTGGTGGAGCACCGGCGTCGGCCACCCCGACTGCCAACTGCTGATCTTCATGGGCCTGACCGATCCCGACGCCCACCGGTACGCGCGTCACACCATGGTCCTCGTCCCGCGCGACACCCCGGGCGTGAAGGTCGAGCGCCTGCTCCCCGCGATGAGCAGGTACGACGAACCGCACGGCCACGGCGAGGTGTCGTTCACCGAGGTCCGGGTGCCGGCCGCGAACATCCTGGTCGGACCGGGCAAGGCGTTCGAGATCGCCCAGGGCCGGCTCGGCCCGGGTCGCGTGCACCACTGCATGCGGCTGGTCGGCCTGGCCGAGAAGGCACTCGAGCTGGCCCTGCAGCGCGGCACCAGCCGGACCGCGTTCGGCAAGCCGCTCGTCAACCTCGGCGGCAACCGCGAGCGGATCGCGGACGCGCGGATCGCGATCAACCAGGCACGGTTGCTCGTGCTGCAGACGGCGTACCTGCTGGACACGCAGGGGCTCGCGGGCGCGTTGAGCGAGGTCAGTCAGATCAAGGTCGCCGTACCGCGGATGGCGCAGGACGTCATCGACATGGCGATCCAGTTGCACGGCGGCGGTGGCCTGTCCGACGACTTCCCGCTCGCGGCCGCGTGGACGAGCGCCCGCGCGTTGCGGCTGGCCGACGGGCCCGACGAGGTGCATCGCGGGGTGATCGCGAGGATCGAGCTCGCGTCGCACCTCGCACCCGTTCAGGAGGCCAAGTGA
- a CDS encoding TetR/AcrR family transcriptional regulator: MDHRLSAEDRKKQLVKIGLMMLRDKPIHELSIDEIAGEAGISRGLLFHYFPSKRDYYLAVISAAGRRLLRVTKPDETLAPEQQLREMLVQFVAFITRRRTGYISFVRGAAGGDDFAVKVYDETRAGLTKRILTYLGTPEVADEPASREYLRIHAWLSYTEDLAIEWSGLPEPARPYTADALIDHSIEALHLLRKL; this comes from the coding sequence ATGGATCACCGACTGTCAGCGGAGGACCGCAAGAAGCAACTGGTCAAAATCGGCCTGATGATGCTTCGCGACAAACCGATCCATGAGTTGTCCATCGACGAGATCGCCGGCGAGGCCGGAATCTCCCGCGGGCTGCTGTTCCACTACTTCCCGAGCAAGCGCGACTACTACCTCGCGGTCATCTCCGCGGCCGGCCGTCGCCTGCTCCGGGTCACGAAACCGGACGAAACGCTGGCGCCGGAGCAGCAGCTCCGCGAGATGCTGGTGCAGTTCGTTGCCTTCATCACGCGTCGGCGTACGGGGTACATCTCGTTCGTCCGCGGCGCCGCCGGCGGCGACGACTTCGCCGTCAAGGTGTACGACGAGACGCGCGCGGGCCTGACGAAGCGCATCCTCACGTACCTGGGCACGCCCGAGGTCGCCGACGAACCCGCGTCCCGCGAGTACCTCCGCATCCACGCGTGGCTCTCGTACACCGAAGACCTCGCCATCGAATGGTCCGGCCTCCCCGAACCCGCCCGCCCCTACACAGCCGACGCCCTCATAGACCACTCAATAGAAGCCCTCCACCTCCTCCGCAAGCTGTAA
- a CDS encoding M81 family metallopeptidase, whose product MNLRIGIAGIAIESSTFSPHRAGLADFDVRRGDHLMERYEFLGKDWAQGIEWVPLLHARSLPGGAVLPEVYDELSAEIITRLEDAGPLDGLFFDIHGAMSVVGRQDAEADLATRIRSVLGPGVLVSASMDLHGNVSRELGTAVDLITCYRMAPHEDAMESRERALRNLVERLRSGLGKPGKAWIQVPVLLPGEKTSTRLEPAKSIYQRVGEIADEPGVLDAAVWVGYAWADEPRCRAAVVVTGDDQALITERATELAKAYWDARDGFAFVAPTGTLHECVTAGLASTARPFLISDSGDNPTAGGAGDTSWTLGELLTIEELTAGKATAIHASIADAEAVAACVAAGVGNPVEVTAGGKVDSGPAGPVELSGTVFSISEDPVGGTVAVVQVGGLHSILTSRRKPYHHLADFTLLGLDPAATDLVIVKIGYLEPELYNLAADWLLALTPGGVDQDLLRLGHHGVLRPLFPFDPDMADPNLTPELLPSA is encoded by the coding sequence ATGAACCTTCGGATCGGCATTGCCGGGATCGCCATCGAGTCCAGCACGTTCTCGCCTCACCGGGCCGGCCTGGCCGATTTCGACGTACGGCGCGGTGACCACCTGATGGAGCGGTACGAGTTCCTCGGCAAGGACTGGGCGCAGGGCATCGAGTGGGTCCCGCTGCTGCACGCGCGGTCCCTCCCCGGCGGTGCGGTGCTGCCGGAGGTGTACGACGAGCTGTCGGCGGAGATCATCACGCGCCTCGAGGACGCCGGCCCGTTGGACGGGTTGTTCTTCGACATCCACGGCGCGATGAGCGTCGTCGGGCGGCAGGACGCGGAGGCTGATCTGGCTACGCGGATCCGGTCCGTGCTCGGTCCCGGCGTACTCGTGTCGGCGTCGATGGACCTGCACGGGAACGTGTCCCGCGAGCTCGGTACCGCGGTCGATCTGATCACCTGCTACCGGATGGCGCCGCACGAGGACGCGATGGAGAGCCGTGAGCGGGCGCTGCGCAATCTTGTGGAGCGGCTGCGGTCCGGGCTCGGGAAGCCGGGGAAGGCGTGGATCCAGGTGCCGGTGCTGCTGCCGGGCGAGAAGACGTCGACGCGGCTCGAGCCGGCCAAGTCGATCTATCAGCGGGTGGGCGAGATCGCGGATGAGCCCGGCGTACTGGATGCCGCTGTCTGGGTCGGGTACGCGTGGGCCGACGAGCCGCGGTGTCGTGCGGCCGTGGTTGTCACGGGCGACGACCAGGCACTGATCACCGAGCGCGCCACCGAGTTGGCCAAGGCCTACTGGGACGCCCGCGACGGCTTCGCCTTCGTCGCGCCGACCGGAACGCTGCACGAGTGCGTCACCGCTGGGCTTGCGAGTACAGCCCGCCCGTTCCTGATCAGCGACTCGGGTGACAACCCGACCGCCGGTGGTGCCGGCGACACGTCCTGGACTCTTGGTGAGCTGCTCACGATCGAGGAACTGACCGCCGGCAAGGCCACCGCGATCCACGCCAGCATCGCCGACGCCGAGGCAGTCGCCGCCTGCGTCGCGGCGGGCGTCGGGAATCCGGTCGAGGTCACCGCAGGCGGCAAGGTCGACTCCGGCCCCGCCGGTCCGGTCGAGCTGTCCGGCACAGTGTTCTCGATCTCCGAGGATCCGGTCGGCGGGACGGTCGCGGTCGTGCAGGTCGGTGGCCTGCACTCGATCCTCACCAGCCGCCGCAAGCCGTACCACCACCTCGCCGACTTCACCCTCCTCGGCCTCGACCCCGCGGCCACCGACCTGGTCATCGTCAAGATCGGCTACCTGGAACCAGAGCTCTACAACCTCGCCGCCGACTGGCTCCTGGCCCTGACCCCCGGCGGCGTAGACCAAGACCTCCTCCGCCTAGGCCACCACGGAGTACTCCGCCCCCTCTTCCCCTTCGACCCGGACATGGCCGACCCAAACCTCACCCCAGAACTCCTGCCCTCCGCCTGA